The following proteins are encoded in a genomic region of Nicotiana sylvestris chromosome 4, ASM39365v2, whole genome shotgun sequence:
- the LOC104210884 gene encoding zinc-finger homeodomain protein 2-like, protein MEFDEEHEEQEEEIGNIHQISSAAANVNFQTQGNNSVRGVEEGVSTTVRKSSVRYRECLKNHAVGIGGHAVDGCRDFMPAGEEGTMDALKCAACNCHRNFHRKEVEGEVFHHTPPPHLTHHHPQPHHSHHPQFSPYTSYRTPHHPSGYLHVNPPPHQRPLALPSTSREDEDMSNPSSSGGGGSGGVGGSSRKRFRTKFTADQKDKMLAFAERLGWRMQKQDEALVQQFCAETNVQRHVFKVWMHNNKHTLGKKP, encoded by the exons ATGGAATTTGATGAAGAACATGAGGAGCAAGAAGAGGAAATTGGAAATATTCACCAAATATCATCAGCTGCGGCAAATGTTAATTTCCAAACACAAGGAAATAATTCAGTTAGAGGAGTTGAAGAAGGGGTTTCAACTACTGTTAGAAAAAGTAGTGTTAGGTATAGAGAGTGCTTGAAAAATCATGCCGTGGGTATAGGTGGACATGCTGTAGATGGCTGTAGAGATTTTATGCCCGCCGGTGAAGAAG GTACTATGGATGCTTTGAAATGTGCAGCCTGCAATTGCCACCGGAATTTCCACCGGAAAGAGGTTGAAGGAGAGGTATTCCACCATACCCCACCACCCCACCTAACCCACCACCACCCCCAACCCCATCATTCCCACCATCCCCAATTTTCTCCCTACACTTCCTACCGAACCCCTCACCACCCATCTGGGTACCTACACGTCAACCCACCACCCCATCAAAGACCCTTAGCACTACCATCAACTTCTAGAGAAGATGAAGATATGTCGAACCCGAGTAGTAGTGGGGGTGGGGGAAGTGGTGGGGTGGGTGGTTCATCAAGAAAGAGGTTTAGGACAAAGTTCACAGCAGACCAAAAGGATAAAATGTTGGCATTTGCTGAAAGATTGGGGTGGCGTATGCAAAAGCAAGATGAGGCATTAGTGCAGCAGTTTTGTGCCGAGACAAATGTTCAGCGCCATGTTTTCAAAGTTTGGATGCACAACAACAAGCACACTCTTggtaaaaaaccctaa
- the LOC138890224 gene encoding uncharacterized protein yields the protein MLRERVLLLRVLLPRQAVQLLLMLWHQQKNPGKFSGIDFKRWQMKMLFYLTTLSLQRFIKEDPPVLAEGTPDDERFVVTEAWKHSDFLGKNYILSCLEDSLYNIYSVMETSKTLRNAFEKKYKTEDASLKKFVAASFLDFKMIDTRSVITQVQELQVIVHDLLTEGMVINEAFQVAAFIKKLPPLWKDFKNYLKHKRKEMTLEDLIIRLRIEEDNKNAEKKSRGNSTIIRANIVEEAPQNKKRKNASGPKNYPRKKKFKGNPKEWWIDSGTRHVCANKELFSSYAPAGPDETIFMGNSSTAKIEGVGKIALKMTSEKIVTLNQVLHVSEIRKNFVSTSLLVKNGFKCIFVSNSVVLSKNDVYVGKGYLNEGFFKLNESELTYQKSKRPREEIINGMPNEENPRRSKRQWTSTSFGPDFLTFLLENERRTFKEAMSSSKAQYWKEVVNSEIESILSNHTWELVDLPSGNKTLGSKWISKKKIKDDGTIDKYKARLVVKGFRQREGLDYFDTYSSVTRITSIRMLIALAALYGLQIHQMDVKTAFLNCDLEEEIYMNQPEGFVVPEKEKKVG from the exons ATGTTGCGGGAACGGGTGCTACTATTACGAGTGTTGCTGCCTCGTCAAGCCGTTCAACTCCTGCTCATGCTATGGCACCAGCAGAAAAACCCGGGAAAGTTTTCCGGTATTGACTTCAAACGTTGGCAAATGAAGATGCTCTTCTATCTGACTACGTTGAGTTTGCAGCGAttcatcaaggaggatcctccggTCCTGGCTGAAGGCACTCCGGATGACGAACGATTTGTGgtaactgaagcatggaaacattctgatttcttgGGCAAAAACTACATTTTGAGTTGTTTGGAAGATAGCTTGTACAATAtctatagtgtcatggaaacttcaaaaacatTACGGAATGCGtttgagaagaagtacaagactgaggatGCCAGCCTTAAGAAGTTCGTAGCTGCAAGttttttggatttcaagatgattgacactaggtcggtcataactcaagtccaagaattacaagtcattgtgcatgaTCTCCTTACTGAAG gtatggtcataaatgaggcATTTCAAGTTGCCGCTTTCATTAAGAAgttacctccgttgtggaaggacTTTAAGAACTATCTAAAACACAAGCGGAAGGAGATGACACTTGAAGACTTGATTATTCgtttgaggatagaagaagacaacaaaaatgctgaaaagaagtcacgtggaAACTCGACAATAATAAGGGCTAACATTGTTGAGGAGGcgccacaaaataagaagagaaagaacgcttctggaccaaagaattacccaagAAAGAAAAAGTTTaagg gaaatcctaaagaatggtggattgattctggcacccgccatgtttgtgctaacaaggagttattttcttcCTATGCCCCCGCAGGACCCGACGAGACAATTTTCATGGGAAATTCGTCTACAgccaaaattgaaggagttggcaaGATTGCGTTGAAGATGACGTCGGAAAAAATTGTGACTCTAAACCAAGTTCTCCATGTTTCAGAAATTCGCAAGAATTttgtgtctacctcacttcttgtcaagaatggattcaaatgtatttttgtttctaatagtgttgtactAAGTAAGAATGATGtgtatgtaggaaaaggttacctgaATGAGGGcttttttaagctaaat gaaagtgaatTGACCTAccaaaagtcaaaacgacctcgggaggaaataaTAAATGGTATGCCAAATGAGGAAAATCCGAGAAGAAGTAAACGTCAATGGACatctacttcattcggtccagattttctgactttCCTGCTAGAAAATGAGCGtcgtaccttcaaggaagcaatgtcttcctcaaaagcacaatattggaaagaagttgtcaatagtgaaatagaatccatattgagcaaccatacctgggaattggttgatcttccttcAGGTAACAAAacattgggttctaaatggatttcaaagaagaaaataaaagacgatggtactattgacaaatacaaggcaagacttgttgtaaAAGGATTTAGACagcgagaaggtcttgactattttgacacatactcgtcggtaacaagaattacatccaTTCGGATGCTGATAGCATtagccgccttgtatggtcttcaaatccatcaaatggatgtaaaaactgcctTCTTAAATTGTGATctagaggaagaaatttacatgaaccaacctgaagggtttgtggttccggaaaaagaaaagaag GTTGGGTAA